In Deltaproteobacteria bacterium GWC2_55_46, a single window of DNA contains:
- a CDS encoding gas vesicle synthesis protein GvpA (involved in formation of gas vesicle which are protein structures that contain gas involved in buoyancy; part of an operon of other gas vesicle synthesis proteins): protein MAVEKTMASSSLVEVVDRILDKGIVIDAWARVSLVGIELLAIEARVVCSSVETFLKYAEAIGLTATESATA, encoded by the coding sequence ATGGCAGTCGAGAAAACGATGGCGTCTTCAAGCCTCGTGGAAGTGGTAGACCGCATCCTTGACAAGGGGATAGTCATAGATGCCTGGGCCAGGGTTTCCCTGGTAGGCATCGAGCTCCTTGCAATCGAGGCAAGGGTGGTATGCTCCTCCGTCGAGACCTTCCTCAAGTACGCTGAGGCGATAGGTCTCACGGCAACAGAGTCAGCCACTGCCTGA
- a CDS encoding UDP-N-acetylglucosamine 4,6-dehydratase → MKKKVLSILTPSPAKRLSFFFMTDVLALAATLYLSFQLRFDFAMDAERWRVFLYALPFFIVAKLFVFGSFRVYRMTWRYVGLEDMLRILSAVAVAELVLMVIMLLLLPEMPGLSRRLHPGAPTLPRSIFLIDGALSILFFSGLRISKRVVLDILHKNLKRRNCRKTLIIGAGDTGEMILRDILRQKRPEFCPVGFIDNDRNKIGCSIHGLRVLSGMESLKEVITVHKVELVIIAIPTLGRKELKAIFDTARELVDSIKIVPRIYDFHQPTINLKSLEEIKIEDLIGRQAVEIDRESVTRFIRKKVVLVTGAGGSIGSEIVRQVAAYQPERVVLFDIDETELHNMEMALRRAYPRYFRARKNVPGVAAMNTPEKFAFVVGDVRNRERVNAVMRAYRPDIVYHAAAYKHVPMMESNPEEAVRVNMFGTYEMASAAVAHVVKKFVMISSDKAVRPTSVMGATKRMAENICRSFGGGDTSFVSVRFGNVLGSRGSVLPLFMDQLRAGGPLTVTDKEVKRYFMTIPEATSLVLQASVIGRCGEILVLDMGKPVRIAELAEELIRLNGLEPYRDIDIEFVGLRPGEKLYEEIFTNEEIQGASAHEKIFMARNTRRHQLGEIERILGEFEDGMEMDGSGETLRMLLRKYVEHMAEGKGHLRPASSQGGIY, encoded by the coding sequence ATGAAAAAGAAGGTCCTGAGTATCCTCACCCCGAGCCCTGCCAAAAGGCTCTCATTTTTCTTCATGACGGACGTACTGGCGCTGGCCGCGACCCTGTATCTTTCGTTCCAGCTTAGATTCGACTTCGCCATGGACGCAGAGCGCTGGCGCGTCTTTCTCTACGCGCTCCCGTTCTTTATCGTGGCCAAGCTATTCGTCTTCGGCTCGTTCAGGGTCTACAGGATGACATGGAGGTATGTGGGGTTAGAGGACATGCTGAGGATACTCAGCGCGGTAGCCGTCGCTGAGCTTGTCCTGATGGTAATAATGCTGCTGCTCCTGCCAGAGATGCCAGGACTTAGCCGGCGGCTGCATCCGGGCGCGCCGACTCTACCCAGGTCGATCTTCCTCATAGACGGGGCGCTCTCGATACTCTTCTTCTCCGGGCTCAGGATATCGAAGAGGGTGGTACTCGACATACTGCACAAGAACCTGAAGAGGAGGAACTGCAGGAAGACCCTGATAATAGGGGCAGGGGACACGGGCGAGATGATACTGAGGGATATCCTCAGGCAGAAGAGGCCGGAGTTCTGCCCAGTGGGCTTCATAGACAATGACAGAAATAAGATAGGCTGTTCCATCCACGGCCTAAGGGTGCTCAGCGGCATGGAAAGCTTGAAGGAGGTCATAACTGTCCACAAGGTAGAGCTGGTCATAATAGCCATCCCGACGCTCGGCCGCAAGGAGCTCAAGGCCATCTTCGACACCGCCAGGGAGCTCGTCGATTCCATAAAGATAGTCCCAAGGATATACGACTTCCACCAGCCGACCATAAACCTCAAGAGCCTTGAGGAGATAAAGATCGAGGACCTCATCGGCAGGCAGGCTGTTGAGATAGACCGAGAGAGCGTTACCAGGTTCATAAGGAAAAAAGTGGTCCTCGTAACCGGCGCGGGAGGGTCGATTGGCTCGGAGATAGTCCGGCAGGTGGCCGCCTACCAGCCAGAAAGGGTCGTCCTGTTCGACATCGATGAGACCGAGCTCCACAACATGGAGATGGCGCTGAGGAGAGCATATCCGAGGTATTTCAGGGCAAGGAAGAACGTCCCTGGAGTGGCGGCGATGAACACGCCTGAAAAGTTCGCTTTCGTTGTCGGCGACGTCAGGAACCGGGAGAGGGTAAATGCGGTCATGAGGGCATACAGGCCGGATATAGTCTATCACGCCGCGGCCTACAAGCATGTGCCGATGATGGAGTCCAACCCGGAGGAGGCCGTCAGGGTCAATATGTTCGGGACCTACGAGATGGCCAGCGCCGCCGTCGCTCACGTGGTGAAGAAGTTCGTCATGATCTCCAGCGACAAGGCCGTGAGGCCGACGAGCGTGATGGGCGCGACCAAGAGGATGGCGGAGAACATATGCCGCTCCTTCGGAGGCGGCGATACTTCCTTCGTCTCTGTTCGCTTCGGCAACGTCCTCGGAAGCCGCGGAAGCGTGCTGCCACTTTTCATGGACCAGCTGAGGGCCGGCGGCCCGCTCACGGTCACCGACAAGGAGGTCAAGAGATACTTCATGACAATACCGGAGGCGACCTCGCTGGTGCTGCAGGCTTCTGTTATAGGCAGGTGCGGTGAGATACTCGTCCTCGACATGGGCAAGCCTGTGAGGATCGCCGAGCTCGCCGAGGAGCTTATAAGGCTTAACGGCCTCGAACCCTACAGGGACATAGATATCGAGTTCGTGGGCCTGAGGCCGGGCGAGAAGCTCTATGAGGAAATATTCACGAACGAGGAGATACAGGGCGCGAGCGCCCACGAAAAGATATTCATGGCCAGGAACACGAGGCGGCATCAGCTCGGCGAAATAGAGCGGATACTTGGCGAGTTCGAGGACGGTATGGAAATGGACGGCTCGGGCGAGACGTTGAGGATGCTTCTCAGAAAATACGTTGAGCATATGGCCGAGGGGAAGGGGCACCTGAGGCCCGCGTCTTCACAAGGAGGTATCTACTAA